Proteins encoded by one window of Enterococcus faecalis:
- a CDS encoding diacylglycerol/lipid kinase family protein: MKKAVLIVNPSSGGEKAKEFETLAEEKLKQLFDEVVVKQTEKGGDAEQFAREAAESHFDSVFVMGGDGTVNEGISGLAEQAYRPKFGFFPLGTVNDLARALNLPMDPEEAIQQLDLEKTSALDVGKINDDYFMNVVAIGTIPESINDVDVEQKTKLGKLAYFISGAKHLANAQTYPFHLRLDQKEQTIESSTVLVGLTNSIGGFETLLPEAQVDDGKLHLVYLKDQSLWDAVKAVPDLLKGVDQSTDNLVYLTFKEGTISLENQEELTTNVDGDEGAALPITLEILPKHLTVYCGEEQTK; the protein is encoded by the coding sequence GTGAAAAAAGCAGTTTTAATTGTTAACCCCAGTTCTGGTGGTGAAAAAGCCAAAGAATTTGAAACGTTAGCAGAAGAAAAATTAAAGCAGTTATTTGATGAAGTTGTAGTGAAACAAACAGAAAAAGGCGGCGATGCAGAACAATTTGCCCGTGAAGCTGCGGAAAGTCACTTCGACAGTGTTTTCGTAATGGGGGGAGATGGAACCGTTAATGAAGGAATTAGCGGGTTGGCAGAACAAGCTTACCGCCCAAAATTTGGCTTTTTTCCTTTAGGAACGGTGAACGATTTAGCGCGAGCCTTGAATTTACCGATGGACCCTGAAGAAGCGATTCAACAATTAGATTTAGAAAAAACCAGTGCTTTAGATGTGGGGAAAATCAATGACGACTACTTTATGAATGTCGTTGCGATTGGGACGATTCCAGAGTCAATTAACGACGTGGACGTTGAACAAAAAACGAAGTTAGGAAAACTCGCTTATTTTATTTCAGGTGCCAAACATTTAGCGAATGCTCAAACGTATCCTTTTCATTTAAGATTGGATCAAAAAGAACAAACCATTGAAAGTAGTACCGTTTTAGTTGGCTTAACAAATTCAATCGGTGGGTTTGAAACATTATTACCAGAGGCCCAAGTGGATGATGGCAAACTTCATTTAGTTTATTTAAAAGATCAATCATTGTGGGATGCAGTAAAAGCAGTCCCAGATTTGTTAAAAGGCGTCGACCAGTCCACTGATAATTTAGTTTACCTAACCTTTAAAGAAGGAACAATCTCCTTAGAAAACCAAGAAGAATTAACCACTAATGTGGATGGTGATGAAGGAGCTGCTTTGCCAATTACGCTGGAAATTTTACCTAAACACTTGACGGTGTATTGCGGTGAAGAACAAACAAAATAG
- a CDS encoding ABC transporter permease, whose product MQKKKFKWSYVYLFVVFALLYAPIFYLIFYSFNDTQTMNQFTGFTLDNYRNVFEDTRLLTIVLNTFLLAFLSALIATIIGTFGAMGIYYTKRRKNRNTLLSFNNILLVSPDVIIGASFLIFFTAVGFISLGFTSVLLSHIAFSIPIVVLMVLPKLQEMNDSMVDAARDLGANNVQVIKNIILPFLAPGIIAGYFMAFTYSLDDFAVTFFVTGNGFSTLSVEIYSRARQGISLEINALSALVFLFSMILVVGYYFISKDNTPKRLKKMRREQSEVAKLK is encoded by the coding sequence ATGCAAAAGAAAAAGTTTAAATGGTCTTATGTGTATTTATTCGTTGTCTTTGCGCTACTGTACGCACCAATCTTTTATTTGATTTTTTATTCGTTTAACGACACGCAAACGATGAATCAGTTTACTGGTTTTACGTTAGATAATTATCGGAACGTTTTCGAAGACACACGCTTGTTAACCATTGTTCTGAATACGTTTTTGCTAGCTTTCTTATCGGCTTTAATAGCAACCATCATTGGAACATTTGGCGCGATGGGGATTTATTATACAAAACGTCGTAAAAACCGGAACACGTTGCTTAGCTTTAATAACATTTTACTCGTTTCACCAGATGTTATTATTGGAGCCAGTTTCTTAATTTTCTTCACGGCAGTAGGGTTTATCAGTTTAGGTTTTACAAGTGTGTTATTGTCGCATATTGCCTTTAGTATTCCAATTGTTGTTTTAATGGTTTTACCAAAACTACAAGAGATGAACGATTCTATGGTAGATGCGGCACGGGATTTAGGGGCCAATAATGTTCAAGTGATTAAAAATATTATTTTGCCTTTTTTAGCGCCAGGAATTATTGCTGGCTACTTTATGGCCTTTACTTATTCGTTGGACGATTTTGCCGTAACATTCTTTGTGACAGGCAATGGTTTTTCAACATTATCTGTTGAAATTTATTCACGAGCACGTCAGGGAATTAGTTTAGAAATCAATGCCTTAAGTGCGTTAGTATTCCTATTCTCAATGATTCTAGTTGTCGGTTATTACTTTATCAGTAAAGACAATACGCCAAAACGTTTAAAGAAAATGCGTCGGGAACAAAGTGAGGTGGCCAAGTTAAAATGA
- a CDS encoding glycerate kinase, giving the protein MTKKFVLAPDSFKESMSAKEACLAMEKGILAVFKDADIQHVPMADGGEGTVDSLVDATGGTRVPVRVAGPLPDQIVETYYGLLGDQETVVIEMAKANGIELVKAAERNPLITSTYGTGEMIQHALNHGAKKIIIGIGGSVTNDGGAGMIQALGARLLDKEGQELTRGGGALDKLAQIDLTQFDQRIFATEVLVASDVNNPLTGPTGASHVFGPQKGATEEMVAQLDKNLAHYAAIIKKEVGIDVEMMPGAGAAGGLGAGLLAFTKAQLRPGIDIVVEVNQLEEKIKAADYVFTGEGGMDFQTKFGKAPYGVSRLAKKYQKPVFACAGYIGKDVDVLYEEGMTAIFGILAKAEPLEAALKNGPVNLERTVENIARTLQLVPCD; this is encoded by the coding sequence ATGACGAAAAAATTTGTTTTGGCTCCAGACTCATTTAAAGAAAGTATGAGTGCAAAAGAAGCCTGTCTGGCAATGGAAAAAGGGATTTTAGCTGTATTTAAAGATGCAGACATTCAACATGTCCCGATGGCAGACGGCGGGGAAGGAACGGTGGATTCCTTAGTGGATGCAACAGGAGGTACAAGAGTACCAGTGCGCGTGGCAGGACCGCTTCCTGATCAAATCGTTGAAACCTATTACGGCTTATTAGGTGACCAAGAAACGGTGGTCATTGAAATGGCGAAAGCCAACGGAATTGAATTGGTTAAAGCAGCAGAACGTAATCCCTTGATCACTTCTACTTATGGTACAGGAGAGATGATTCAACATGCGCTCAATCATGGGGCAAAAAAAATCATTATCGGCATTGGTGGTAGCGTGACAAATGATGGGGGTGCAGGTATGATTCAGGCACTTGGTGCGCGTTTGTTAGACAAGGAAGGGCAAGAATTGACACGTGGCGGTGGTGCATTAGATAAACTGGCGCAGATCGATTTAACACAGTTTGATCAACGTATTTTTGCTACCGAAGTTCTAGTAGCTAGTGATGTGAATAACCCACTAACAGGGCCAACAGGGGCGTCTCATGTCTTTGGTCCGCAAAAAGGTGCGACAGAAGAAATGGTGGCTCAATTAGATAAAAACTTAGCCCATTATGCAGCAATCATCAAAAAAGAGGTCGGCATTGATGTTGAGATGATGCCAGGCGCAGGAGCTGCTGGTGGTTTGGGTGCAGGGTTACTAGCATTCACAAAAGCTCAGTTACGCCCAGGGATTGATATTGTCGTAGAAGTGAATCAATTAGAAGAAAAAATAAAAGCTGCTGATTATGTCTTTACTGGTGAAGGCGGGATGGATTTTCAAACAAAATTCGGCAAAGCCCCTTATGGCGTCTCGCGTTTGGCCAAGAAGTATCAAAAACCGGTTTTCGCTTGTGCTGGCTATATCGGCAAAGATGTGGATGTCCTCTATGAAGAAGGGATGACGGCTATTTTTGGAATTTTGGCCAAAGCCGAACCATTGGAAGCAGCATTGAAAAATGGACCAGTTAACTTAGAAAGAACCGTTGAAAATATTGCTCGTACATTACAGCTGGTGCCTTGTGACTAA
- a CDS encoding TVP38/TMEM64 family protein: protein MKRKTIRILLISSGLILILLVGYRLYLEYQTDIQLFLNPKASKTQLLERIRSHGFSAALLLVFLTAIMCAVPGIPTSVIGVIAGLSFGPFSGTLINVLGNSMGNLVAIFLMHHIKFLDKKTETNHWVQSIRRMKHPKIGIMVGYMIPIIPSSVINFAADTMQLPLKNLIAAIFIGVIPSSILYACGGEALFHGYNKTAVLLIVSVLLFVGLVVIIEKDRKRFQKTVL, encoded by the coding sequence ATGAAGAGGAAAACAATCCGAATACTACTAATCAGTAGCGGGCTTATTTTAATCCTGCTGGTAGGTTACCGTTTGTATCTAGAATATCAAACAGATATTCAATTATTTTTGAATCCTAAAGCCAGTAAGACACAATTATTAGAGCGAATTCGTTCACATGGTTTTTCAGCAGCGCTATTGTTGGTTTTTTTGACCGCGATCATGTGTGCAGTACCAGGGATTCCGACCTCAGTAATTGGTGTGATTGCAGGATTGAGTTTTGGTCCCTTCAGCGGCACACTCATTAACGTTTTAGGGAATAGTATGGGAAATTTGGTTGCAATCTTTTTGATGCATCATATAAAATTTTTAGATAAAAAAACGGAGACCAATCATTGGGTCCAGTCCATTCGACGGATGAAGCATCCAAAAATTGGGATTATGGTGGGCTACATGATTCCAATTATTCCTTCTTCTGTGATTAATTTTGCTGCAGATACTATGCAGTTGCCATTAAAAAATTTAATAGCCGCTATATTCATTGGTGTAATTCCTTCCTCAATACTTTACGCATGTGGAGGCGAAGCGCTATTTCATGGATATAATAAAACGGCAGTATTGTTAATTGTGAGTGTTCTTTTGTTCGTTGGATTGGTGGTCATTATTGAGAAAGATAGAAAAAGATTTCAAAAAACTGTTCTTTAA
- a CDS encoding YhdH/YhfP family quinone oxidoreductase produces the protein MNSFQAFTLREQDTSVIGQLETITLDDLSEGTVVIKAAYSSVNFKDSLASKKDGGVIRNYPMIPGIDVSGTVVTSEDPRFKEGDKVIVTGYQLGVSHTGGYSEYVRVPGDWVVPLPEKMSLKEAMIFGTAGFTAGLSVTALEDDGLRDDKEAPIIVTGATGGVATLSIAMLHQLGYTSITALTRKPDSFELLKELGVSECLLVEDFLATPVKALMKQRFAFAIDTTGGEITSAVLPQLRYDGRSAICGRAAGITLETTVLPFILRGVHLLGIDSVNVGMDKRKIVWQRLATDLDITEKAVYQEITLEELPPVFEALQAGQHIGRTIVRIS, from the coding sequence ATGAATTCATTTCAAGCATTTACGTTAAGAGAACAAGATACATCTGTTATTGGTCAACTAGAAACCATTACTTTAGACGATTTATCAGAAGGCACTGTAGTAATCAAAGCAGCCTACTCCTCAGTTAACTTTAAAGACTCTTTAGCTTCAAAAAAAGACGGCGGTGTGATTCGCAATTATCCAATGATTCCAGGAATTGATGTCAGTGGCACTGTTGTCACATCGGAAGATCCTCGTTTCAAAGAAGGCGATAAAGTGATCGTAACAGGCTATCAATTAGGGGTTAGTCATACTGGTGGTTATTCTGAATATGTGCGTGTTCCTGGCGATTGGGTAGTTCCACTTCCTGAAAAAATGAGTCTCAAAGAAGCAATGATTTTCGGAACTGCTGGCTTTACGGCCGGATTATCTGTCACAGCTTTAGAAGACGATGGCTTACGCGACGACAAAGAAGCCCCCATTATTGTAACTGGTGCGACAGGCGGTGTTGCGACATTGTCTATTGCGATGTTGCATCAATTAGGCTACACTTCAATCACTGCATTAACTAGAAAGCCAGATTCTTTTGAGCTTTTAAAAGAGTTAGGTGTTAGTGAATGCTTATTAGTAGAAGATTTCTTAGCAACTCCTGTTAAAGCATTAATGAAACAGCGTTTTGCTTTTGCAATTGATACCACTGGTGGGGAAATTACTTCTGCTGTTTTACCACAACTTCGTTATGATGGCCGTTCAGCCATTTGTGGCCGCGCTGCTGGAATTACATTAGAGACAACCGTTTTACCCTTTATTTTACGGGGCGTTCATTTATTGGGCATTGATTCGGTTAATGTTGGTATGGACAAACGAAAAATAGTTTGGCAACGTCTTGCCACTGATTTAGACATCACTGAAAAAGCTGTGTATCAAGAGATTACTTTAGAAGAACTTCCCCCTGTTTTTGAAGCATTACAAGCAGGCCAACATATTGGACGGACCATTGTCCGAATTTCTTAA
- a CDS encoding ABC transporter substrate-binding protein, whose product MKKLQSLFIGIIAIIVILFFGVRQLEKASGMAGADTLTIYNWGDYIDPALIKKFEKETGYKVNYETFDSNEAMYTKIQQGGTAYDIAIPSEYMIQKMMKAKMLLPLDHSKLKGLENIDARFLDQSFDPKNKFSVPYFWGTLGIIYNDKFIDGRQIQHWDDLWRPELKNNVMLIDGAREVLGLSLNSLGYSLNSKNDQQLRQATDKLNRLTNNVKAIVADEIKMYMANEESAVAVTFSGEAAEMLENNEHLHYVIPSEGSNLWFDNIVMPKTAKNKEGAYAFMNFMLRPENAAQNAEYIGYSTPNKEAKKLLPKEVAEDKQFYPDDETIKHLEVYQDLGQEYLGIYNDLFLEFKMYRK is encoded by the coding sequence ATGAAAAAATTACAGTCACTTTTTATTGGAATTATCGCTATTATTGTCATCTTGTTTTTTGGCGTCCGCCAATTGGAGAAAGCAAGTGGCATGGCAGGAGCAGATACCTTGACCATTTACAATTGGGGGGACTATATAGATCCAGCCTTGATTAAGAAATTTGAAAAAGAAACAGGCTATAAAGTCAATTACGAAACCTTTGATTCTAATGAAGCTATGTATACAAAAATTCAGCAAGGTGGTACAGCCTATGATATTGCCATTCCTTCTGAATATATGATTCAAAAAATGATGAAAGCGAAGATGCTTTTACCACTTGATCACAGCAAATTAAAAGGCTTAGAAAACATTGATGCACGCTTTTTAGATCAATCCTTTGATCCCAAAAATAAGTTTTCCGTTCCGTACTTCTGGGGCACGTTGGGGATTATTTATAATGATAAATTTATTGACGGCCGTCAGATCCAACATTGGGATGATTTATGGCGCCCGGAATTAAAAAATAATGTCATGCTGATTGATGGCGCTCGCGAAGTGTTAGGATTATCTTTGAACAGTTTAGGCTATTCGTTAAACAGTAAAAACGACCAACAATTACGTCAGGCTACCGATAAGTTAAACCGATTAACGAACAATGTCAAAGCAATTGTTGCCGATGAAATCAAAATGTACATGGCTAATGAAGAAAGTGCAGTTGCTGTAACTTTCTCTGGTGAAGCTGCTGAAATGCTAGAAAACAATGAACATCTACATTATGTGATTCCCAGTGAAGGCTCTAATCTCTGGTTTGATAACATTGTGATGCCTAAGACAGCCAAAAATAAAGAGGGTGCCTATGCATTTATGAACTTTATGTTACGACCAGAAAATGCGGCACAAAATGCAGAATATATTGGTTATTCCACACCAAATAAAGAAGCTAAAAAACTATTACCAAAAGAAGTTGCCGAAGATAAACAATTTTATCCAGATGATGAAACTATCAAACATTTAGAAGTTTACCAAGACTTAGGTCAAGAATACTTAGGAATTTATAACGATCTGTTCTTGGAGTTTAAGATGTATCGGAAATAA
- a CDS encoding ABC transporter ATP-binding protein, giving the protein MRNHVISFENVVKQFDDEPVLKNVSFEIEEGKFYTLLGPSGCGKTTILRIIAGFNDVTSGDVYFDGKRINDVPANKRQVNTVFQDYALFPHMNVFDNVAFGLKIKKLSKAEIEKKVKEALRLVQLPGYETREISEMSGGQRQRVAIARAIVNEPKVLLLDEPLSALDLKLRTAMQYELRDLQQRLGITFIFVTHDQEEALAMSDEIFVMNKGHIVQSGTPVDIYDEPINHFVADFVGESNIVDGVMLEDNLVSFVGKKFECVDGGMRKNEPVEVVLRPEDLTITTLEKGKLTVTVDTQLFRGVHYEIICFDEQGNEWMVHSTRKAKEGAQVGLSFEPEDIHVMRFNESEEDFDARLESYDE; this is encoded by the coding sequence GTGAGAAACCATGTGATTTCATTTGAAAATGTTGTCAAACAATTTGACGATGAACCAGTATTAAAAAATGTCAGCTTTGAAATTGAAGAAGGAAAATTTTATACGTTATTAGGACCTTCAGGATGTGGCAAAACAACGATTTTGCGTATTATTGCGGGATTCAATGACGTGACTTCTGGCGATGTTTATTTTGATGGTAAAAGAATAAATGATGTACCTGCCAATAAACGCCAAGTCAATACCGTGTTTCAGGATTATGCTTTGTTTCCTCACATGAATGTTTTTGATAATGTTGCGTTTGGTTTAAAAATCAAAAAACTATCCAAAGCAGAAATTGAAAAAAAAGTGAAAGAGGCATTACGTTTGGTTCAATTACCCGGCTACGAAACACGTGAAATTAGTGAAATGTCTGGGGGCCAACGTCAGCGGGTCGCAATTGCACGAGCGATTGTCAATGAGCCAAAAGTATTGCTTTTAGATGAGCCGTTATCCGCTTTAGATTTGAAATTACGCACAGCGATGCAATATGAACTACGTGATTTACAACAACGTTTAGGAATTACTTTTATTTTTGTGACCCATGATCAAGAAGAAGCATTAGCGATGAGCGATGAAATTTTTGTCATGAATAAAGGTCATATCGTGCAAAGTGGCACACCAGTCGATATTTATGATGAACCGATTAATCACTTTGTTGCTGACTTTGTAGGGGAAAGTAATATTGTGGATGGCGTGATGCTGGAAGATAATTTAGTTTCATTTGTGGGAAAAAAGTTTGAATGTGTCGATGGCGGCATGCGGAAAAATGAACCTGTAGAAGTCGTTTTACGTCCAGAAGACTTAACGATTACCACGCTTGAAAAAGGCAAGCTAACCGTAACGGTGGATACACAGTTATTCCGCGGCGTTCATTATGAAATTATTTGTTTTGATGAACAAGGAAACGAATGGATGGTGCATTCCACTCGAAAAGCCAAAGAAGGTGCTCAAGTAGGTCTCTCTTTTGAGCCAGAAGATATTCACGTGATGCGCTTCAATGAATCAGAAGAAGACTTTGATGCCCGTTTAGAAAGTTACGACGAGTAA
- a CDS encoding helix-turn-helix domain-containing protein: protein MEIGEKLRNLRIQKNLTQEELGERTDLSKGYISQLERDLSSPSMETFFSILEVLGVTPEQFFSQQPLEQKIVYNEEESTLYYDEEHGYELKWLIPASNEKEMEPVIITFDKNGEYKTFEPSLSETFIYVIDGSIRLTLGEATYIAKKGQTMYYQATEPHQISNNGRGKSRALIVATESYL, encoded by the coding sequence ATGGAAATTGGTGAGAAGTTGAGAAATTTACGCATTCAGAAAAATTTAACACAAGAAGAATTAGGCGAAAGAACGGATTTATCCAAAGGCTATATTTCCCAATTGGAGCGGGATTTAAGCTCACCATCAATGGAAACATTTTTCTCAATTTTAGAAGTACTAGGCGTGACGCCAGAGCAGTTTTTTAGTCAGCAACCGCTTGAACAGAAAATTGTCTACAATGAAGAAGAAAGTACCCTCTATTATGATGAAGAACATGGCTATGAACTAAAATGGTTAATTCCAGCCTCAAATGAAAAAGAAATGGAACCTGTCATTATTACTTTTGATAAAAATGGCGAATACAAAACGTTTGAACCTTCTCTATCAGAAACATTTATTTATGTGATTGATGGCTCCATTCGTTTGACATTAGGGGAAGCCACGTATATTGCTAAAAAAGGTCAAACCATGTATTACCAAGCAACAGAACCTCACCAAATTAGCAACAATGGTCGAGGAAAAAGTCGTGCGTTAATTGTGGCGACAGAATCGTATTTATAA
- a CDS encoding GntP family permease, translating into MPDITISWVAAILGLVVAIVLILKKFNPVYSLFFGAIVGCLIGGASLSDTVAVLLNGTQSIMGTAIRVLAAGMLAGVMMESGAAESIANAIVQKLGEKKAILSLALSTMVITAVGVFIPVAVLIVAPIALSVGKSTGISKLSLLIALSGGGKAGNIISPNPNTIAAANGFDLPLSDVMIAGFIPAVFGLITAVVLANIMRNKGSMVKETDLVEEQTKELLPLKKALIAPVLAIVLLLLNPIGAVLNISFIKSLNIDALYILPFASVVGTIAIGQTKQLAFYASSGLKRVTDTVLILIGAGAIAGLISVSDLSTQIVHLISVMGISGTFLAPISGILMGLAVGSTSTAVILATGSFGPAILDMGTSSLSAAVMVHTGATVIDSVPQGNYFHITAQSMNMTIKERIRVIPYEMCVGGVMTIVATILYGFILN; encoded by the coding sequence ATGCCAGATATTACAATATCTTGGGTTGCTGCAATTTTAGGATTAGTTGTAGCGATAGTATTAATTTTGAAAAAATTTAATCCTGTGTATTCCTTGTTTTTTGGTGCAATTGTTGGTTGTCTTATTGGAGGCGCTTCCCTGTCAGATACAGTCGCTGTTCTATTAAACGGAACACAAAGTATTATGGGAACCGCAATCCGTGTCTTAGCAGCCGGCATGTTGGCGGGTGTGATGATGGAATCTGGTGCGGCAGAATCAATTGCCAACGCCATTGTACAAAAGCTTGGCGAGAAAAAAGCTATTTTATCTTTGGCATTATCCACAATGGTAATTACAGCAGTGGGCGTATTCATTCCTGTTGCAGTGTTGATTGTTGCCCCGATTGCTCTATCTGTTGGGAAAAGTACGGGTATCAGTAAGTTATCATTATTGATTGCCTTATCAGGTGGCGGCAAAGCGGGCAATATTATTTCGCCTAATCCAAATACTATTGCAGCGGCGAATGGCTTTGATTTACCTCTAAGTGACGTTATGATTGCTGGCTTTATTCCAGCCGTATTTGGCTTAATTACAGCTGTTGTTCTTGCAAATATCATGAGAAACAAAGGATCAATGGTCAAAGAAACGGATCTTGTAGAGGAACAAACAAAAGAATTATTACCTTTGAAAAAGGCGTTGATCGCGCCAGTGTTAGCGATTGTCTTATTATTACTTAATCCGATTGGCGCCGTTTTAAATATTTCTTTCATCAAAAGTTTGAATATTGATGCTCTGTATATTTTGCCGTTCGCCTCAGTTGTTGGGACAATTGCGATTGGGCAAACAAAACAACTGGCCTTTTATGCATCTTCTGGCTTGAAGAGAGTAACCGATACCGTTTTAATTTTAATTGGTGCAGGTGCAATTGCTGGATTAATTTCTGTTTCTGATTTATCAACACAAATTGTCCACTTAATTTCTGTTATGGGAATTTCTGGAACCTTCTTGGCACCGATTTCTGGTATTTTAATGGGCTTAGCAGTTGGTTCAACATCCACAGCGGTTATTTTAGCGACAGGTTCTTTTGGACCAGCGATTTTAGATATGGGCACATCTTCACTTTCAGCAGCAGTCATGGTGCATACTGGTGCAACTGTGATTGATAGTGTTCCTCAAGGCAATTATTTCCATATTACGGCACAAAGTATGAATATGACGATTAAAGAAAGAATTCGAGTGATTCCTTATGAAATGTGTGTCGGTGGGGTAATGACGATTGTTGCAACCATTTTATATGGCTTTATTTTAAACTAG
- a CDS encoding CdaR family transcriptional regulator, with protein MLKLDKIQANKIVEKLMADIPYNINIMDERGKIIASGDSARIGERHRGAERAINERKNIEIYKDTSLEKKGTNEPIILNDHILGVVGISGEPDEVRKFTKLVRSIVLLLTEELNTQQEREKKKKQKNQFIQHLMHVDSAYSEALKLEALELYNLQLDDQNHCVLTKDKRLLSSYYPGHEIFEWENCYLVITSEPPQITKPVTEYLVISSEKATIQQMVQEAQNTYLLLSFLQLEKAKFYQAEDFFIQGIFNFPFHIELDFFETIQTIYDEYYETVIFFSNHNLNINETSQVLHIHRNTLNYRLKRIHELTGMDPKVWQDFWKLFYYFAYCFKERFEK; from the coding sequence ATGTTAAAATTAGACAAAATCCAAGCAAATAAAATTGTTGAAAAGTTAATGGCGGATATTCCTTATAACATCAATATTATGGATGAACGAGGAAAAATTATTGCGAGTGGAGATTCTGCTCGAATTGGGGAGCGCCATCGTGGCGCAGAAAGAGCCATCAATGAACGAAAAAATATTGAAATTTATAAAGATACTTCTTTAGAGAAAAAAGGCACCAATGAACCGATTATTTTGAATGATCACATTTTAGGTGTCGTAGGCATTTCAGGAGAACCAGACGAGGTGCGCAAATTTACCAAGCTTGTGCGCTCGATTGTTCTTTTACTGACAGAAGAATTAAATACACAACAAGAACGCGAAAAAAAGAAAAAACAAAAAAATCAGTTTATCCAGCACTTAATGCATGTTGATTCTGCTTACTCAGAAGCCTTAAAACTTGAAGCGTTGGAACTATATAACCTTCAATTAGATGACCAGAATCATTGTGTACTGACCAAGGATAAGCGCTTATTATCCAGTTATTATCCTGGCCATGAAATATTTGAATGGGAAAATTGTTATCTGGTGATTACTTCTGAACCACCTCAGATAACAAAGCCAGTAACAGAATACCTTGTGATAAGTTCGGAAAAAGCCACGATTCAACAAATGGTCCAAGAGGCACAAAACACGTATTTACTTCTATCGTTTCTTCAATTAGAAAAGGCTAAGTTTTACCAAGCAGAAGATTTTTTCATTCAAGGAATTTTTAATTTTCCTTTTCATATTGAATTGGATTTTTTTGAAACCATCCAGACGATTTATGATGAATACTATGAAACCGTTATTTTTTTCTCCAATCATAACTTAAACATCAATGAAACCTCACAAGTATTACATATCCATCGAAATACATTGAATTACCGTTTGAAACGAATTCATGAATTGACGGGGATGGATCCAAAAGTTTGGCAAGATTTTTGGAAATTGTTCTATTATTTTGCCTATTGCTTTAAAGAACGTTTTGAAAAGTAG
- a CDS encoding ABC transporter permease: protein MKTMRRIYSIPYVMWLLLFVIAPVLMIIYQSFFDMNGQFTLANYQTYFTSGTYLSMTINSVWYAFLITIFTLLVSYPTAYFLTKLKHKQLWLMLVILPTWVNLLLKAYAFIGIFSIHGSINQFMSFMGLGTHQILFTDFSFLFVATYIEIPFMIMPIFNALEEMNPSLISASRDLGASSAETFRRVIFPLSLNGVKSGVQAVFIPSLSLFMLTRLIGGNRVITLGTAIEEHFLVTQNWGMGSTIGVILIVAMFIVMLLTGEKKKGRGK, encoded by the coding sequence ATGAAAACAATGCGTCGAATTTATTCGATTCCCTATGTAATGTGGTTACTTTTATTCGTCATTGCGCCAGTGCTAATGATTATTTATCAATCATTTTTCGATATGAATGGCCAGTTTACTTTGGCGAATTACCAAACGTATTTTACATCAGGAACGTATTTAAGTATGACCATTAATTCAGTGTGGTATGCTTTTCTGATTACCATTTTTACGTTATTGGTAAGTTATCCTACGGCTTATTTTTTGACAAAGCTCAAGCATAAACAGTTATGGTTAATGCTCGTTATTTTACCAACGTGGGTGAATTTATTATTAAAAGCTTATGCCTTTATTGGGATTTTCAGTATTCATGGGAGTATCAATCAGTTTATGAGTTTTATGGGTTTGGGTACGCACCAGATTCTGTTTACAGATTTCAGTTTTTTATTTGTCGCAACGTATATAGAAATTCCATTTATGATTATGCCGATTTTTAATGCTTTAGAAGAGATGAATCCTTCATTGATTAGTGCTAGTCGGGACTTAGGAGCTAGCAGTGCGGAGACGTTCCGCCGTGTCATTTTTCCTCTCTCCCTAAACGGTGTGAAAAGTGGCGTTCAAGCTGTCTTTATTCCTTCGCTCTCGCTCTTTATGTTAACGCGTTTAATTGGCGGCAATCGGGTGATTACGTTGGGAACGGCGATTGAGGAACACTTCTTAGTAACGCAAAACTGGGGCATGGGTTCAACAATTGGTGTGATTTTAATTGTTGCCATGTTTATTGTGATGTTGCTGACGGGTGAGAAGAAGAAAGGGCGTGGCAAATAA